The following proteins come from a genomic window of Lolium rigidum isolate FL_2022 chromosome 5, APGP_CSIRO_Lrig_0.1, whole genome shotgun sequence:
- the LOC124652526 gene encoding sphinganine C4-monooxygenase 1-like, with translation MAAVTVEDAVAAVVPIVVYWAYSGVHMALGHTRVMDKYRLNSKDEEDSKNMVSKRAVLANVLMQHAMQLAAVAVLTVLTGGGRGRATATSYLTAARQIAVAVVVFDAYRYAWHRLAHRNRFIYRHLHSWHHRIVVPYAFGAIYGHPVEALIADTAGGSLAVLASGLSSSSPCATAVFLTLCTVQGIDIHCGLSLLPRRLRWVWNGAAHHGVHHLPRGVRHNFSDLFFVTWDRVFGTHLPYAVEERPGGEGLMLRTMPPKAPSKNN, from the exons ATGGCGGCGGTGACCGTCGAGGACGCTGTGGCCGCCGTCGTTCCCATCGTCGTGTACTGGGCCTACTCCGGCGTCCACATGGCGCTCGGCCACACACGGGTCATGGACAAGTACAGGCTGAACTCCAAGGACGAAGAAGACAGCAAGAACATGGTGTCCAAGCGCGCCGTTCTCGCCAACGTGCTCATGCAGCACGCTATGCAGCTCGCGGCCGTCGCAGTGCTCACCGTG CTtacaggaggaggaagaggacgagcaACGGCGACGTCGTACCTGACGGCGGCGCGGCAGatcgcggtggcggtggtggtgttcGACGCGTACCGGTACGCGTGGCACCGGCTGGCGCACCGGAACCGGTTCATCTACCGGCACCTCCACTCGTGGCACCACCGCATCGTGGTGCCCTACGCGTTCGGCGCCATCTACGGGCACCCGGTGGAGGCCCTGATCGCGGACACGGCGGGGGGCTCGCTCGCCGTGCTCGCCTCCGGCCTGTCCTCCTCATCGCCGTGCGCCACGGCCGTGTTCCTCACGCTGTGCACCGTCCAAGGCATCGACATCCACTGCGGGCTGAGCCTCCTGCCGCGGCGGCTGCGGTGGGTCTGGAACGGCGCCGCGCACCACGGCGTCCACCACCTGCCGCGCGGCGTGAGGCACAACTTCTCCGACCTGTTCTTCGTGACGTGGGACAGGGTGTTTGGGACGCACTTGCCCTACGCCGTCGAGGAGAGACCCGGCGGCGAGGGGCTGATGCTCAGGACCATGCCGCCCAAGGCGCCGTCCAAGAATAACTAA